A region of Bacteroidetes bacterium SB0662_bin_6 DNA encodes the following proteins:
- a CDS encoding CBS domain-containing protein, translated as MMLVSPLPLGPRDTAEYALGLLMELRVRHFPVVDAEGLLLGIVSEEHILESAAGPDAEIAGVPDLAPLSVPPDAHLFEAAKILIGHDLTTLPIVDETGRYAGLIRRNDLFEQFAAMLSTQEAGAIVALEEDPDSYSMSQLVHAIEQNDIRILSVVCERPQTPSGKTRVTLKLNVQSASRVRHLLEHYGYHVVAVFSDDSVDEEMQWRAEEFLRYLEA; from the coding sequence ATGATGCTGGTTTCGCCGCTGCCTCTTGGGCCGCGCGATACGGCGGAATATGCGCTGGGCCTTCTCATGGAGCTGCGCGTGCGGCATTTCCCGGTAGTGGATGCGGAGGGTTTGCTCCTCGGAATCGTTTCGGAGGAGCATATTCTGGAATCCGCTGCGGGCCCGGATGCCGAGATCGCCGGCGTTCCCGATCTGGCTCCCCTTTCCGTCCCGCCTGACGCGCACCTCTTCGAGGCCGCCAAAATCCTGATCGGGCACGATCTCACCACCCTTCCCATCGTGGACGAAACAGGGCGCTACGCGGGCCTGATCCGCCGGAATGACCTGTTCGAGCAGTTCGCGGCGATGCTTTCCACCCAGGAAGCCGGCGCTATCGTGGCGCTCGAAGAAGACCCGGACAGCTACTCGATGTCGCAACTCGTCCATGCCATCGAACAGAACGACATTCGTATCCTGTCCGTCGTGTGCGAGCGTCCCCAAACCCCAAGCGGGAAAACACGGGTCACGCTCAAGCTGAATGTGCAAAGCGCTTCTCGCGTGCGGCATTTGCTCGAACACTACGGGTACCATGTCGTAGCTGTCTTCAGCGACGACTCCGTGGACGAGGAAATGCAGTGGCGCGCCGAGGAATTTCTGCGGTATCTGGAAGCGTAA
- the gyrB gene encoding DNA topoisomerase (ATP-hydrolyzing) subunit B, which yields MHTDQATDQAIDQVTDQAIEPAENGYSAENIQVLEGLEAVRKRPAMYIGDVGLRGLHHLVYEVVDNAIDEALAGYCDRIEVSIDEDGSVCVIDNGRGIPVEEHPKEKRSALEVVMTTLHAGGKFDKDTYKVSGGLHGVGVSCVNALAVTLTAIVRRDGYEWRQEYACGQPLGPVKRGRALKDGEETGTEVTFLPDPDIFTETEFRFDTLSGRLRELAYLNRNVHISIEDRREEEEALRREEYHFEGGIVEFIDYLDETRTAIQQETIYISEEDAEVPVELAMRYNTGYTENVLSFVNNINTHEGGTHISGFRRALTRTLKAYAENNNLTKNAKVDLSGDDFREGLTAVLSVRVAEPQFEGQTKTKLGNSEVQSAVETLVNEKLGQWLEDHPRQTKIIIDKVILAAQARMAARKARELVQRKSAFSGGGLPGKLADCASRDPEESELYLVEGDSAGGSAKQARDRHFQAILPLRGKILNVERARLDRILENEEIRNMVTALGTGLVGLEDSFDLSRLRYHKIILMTDADVDGAHIRTLLLTFLYRHLRPLFESGYVYVALPPLFKVQAGRQEHYLWTEAQLAAKTRELRKEGKSKIVIQRYKGLGEMNPQQLWDTTMDPATRRLQRVTVEDGAVADRVFSTLMGDAVEPRRKFIERNAKYATIDA from the coding sequence ATGCACACCGATCAGGCAACCGACCAGGCAATCGATCAAGTAACCGATCAAGCAATAGAGCCTGCCGAAAACGGTTATAGCGCCGAAAACATCCAGGTGCTCGAGGGGCTGGAAGCCGTCCGCAAGCGCCCGGCCATGTACATAGGAGACGTAGGGCTCCGGGGCCTGCACCATCTGGTGTACGAGGTGGTGGACAATGCCATCGACGAGGCGCTGGCCGGGTACTGTGACCGGATCGAGGTATCCATCGATGAAGACGGCTCCGTGTGCGTGATCGATAACGGGCGCGGCATTCCGGTGGAGGAGCATCCCAAGGAGAAACGCTCTGCGCTGGAAGTGGTCATGACGACCCTGCATGCCGGCGGCAAGTTCGATAAGGATACCTATAAGGTGTCGGGCGGGCTGCACGGGGTCGGGGTATCCTGCGTGAATGCCCTCGCCGTGACGCTGACGGCCATCGTGCGCAGGGACGGCTACGAATGGCGCCAGGAGTATGCCTGCGGCCAACCGCTGGGCCCGGTGAAGCGGGGGCGCGCCCTTAAGGACGGCGAAGAGACCGGCACCGAGGTGACGTTTCTCCCGGACCCGGATATTTTCACCGAGACGGAGTTTCGTTTCGACACGCTGTCGGGCCGCCTGCGCGAACTGGCCTATCTGAACCGCAACGTGCACATCAGTATCGAGGACCGCCGCGAGGAAGAGGAAGCGCTGCGCCGCGAGGAATATCATTTCGAGGGGGGCATCGTGGAGTTCATCGATTATCTCGACGAAACCCGCACGGCCATCCAGCAGGAAACGATTTACATCTCCGAGGAAGATGCGGAGGTGCCCGTGGAGTTGGCGATGCGGTACAACACCGGCTACACCGAAAACGTCCTCTCCTTCGTCAATAACATCAATACGCACGAGGGGGGCACCCACATCTCGGGATTCCGCCGCGCGCTGACCAGAACCCTGAAGGCGTACGCGGAAAACAACAACCTTACGAAGAACGCCAAGGTCGATCTGTCCGGGGACGATTTCCGGGAAGGTCTGACCGCCGTGCTTTCGGTCCGGGTGGCCGAGCCGCAGTTCGAGGGGCAGACCAAGACCAAACTGGGCAATTCCGAGGTCCAGAGCGCCGTCGAAACGCTGGTCAACGAGAAACTGGGTCAGTGGCTCGAAGATCATCCCCGTCAGACGAAGATCATCATCGATAAGGTGATCCTTGCCGCGCAGGCCCGTATGGCGGCCCGGAAAGCCCGCGAACTGGTGCAGCGCAAGAGCGCCTTTTCCGGCGGCGGACTGCCCGGAAAGCTGGCCGATTGCGCCTCGCGCGATCCGGAGGAATCGGAACTCTACCTGGTAGAGGGAGATTCGGCGGGCGGTTCGGCCAAGCAGGCGCGCGACCGCCATTTCCAGGCCATCCTTCCCCTGCGCGGGAAGATTCTGAACGTGGAGCGGGCCCGTCTCGACCGGATTCTCGAAAACGAAGAGATCCGGAATATGGTGACGGCGCTCGGCACGGGGCTGGTCGGACTGGAGGATTCCTTCGACTTGTCCCGCCTCCGGTACCACAAGATCATCCTGATGACGGATGCGGACGTGGACGGGGCGCACATCCGCACCCTGCTGCTTACGTTCCTGTACCGCCACCTGCGCCCGCTCTTCGAAAGCGGCTACGTGTATGTGGCGTTGCCGCCGCTTTTCAAGGTGCAGGCAGGCAGGCAGGAGCACTACCTTTGGACGGAGGCGCAACTGGCCGCGAAGACGCGGGAGTTGCGCAAGGAAGGAAAATCGAAGATCGTCATTCAGCGCTACAAGGGCCTGGGCGAGATGAACCCCCAGCAGCTCTGGGATACGACGATGGATCCCGCCACCCGGCGCCTGCAGCGGGTCACGGTGGAGGACGGCGCCGTGGCCGACCGCGTGTTCTCGACCCTGATGGGAGACGCCGTGGAGCCGCGCCGCAAGTTTATCGAGCGCAACGCGAAGTACGCAACCATCGATGCGTAG
- a CDS encoding glycosyltransferase family 2 protein produces MLDPSDRQDAPDVSVVVPVYDEADSLTELAGEIRSACEGAGYRFEIWFVDDGSQDASWQIIETLHKEDARIAGLRLRRNYGKSAALALGFEQARGKYVVTMDADLQDVPAEIPGLIARLEEGFDLVSGWKKTRRDSLSKRVPSKFFNWVTRIISGVRLHDFNCGLKAYRREVVKSVRVYGELHRYIPLLAKWEGYDRISELPVEHRARRYGHSKFGLDRFIKGFLDLISVTFLTRFAVRPMHFFGAFGTLAFFVGFVLSLWLSIDKIAFGNPIGDRPLLLLGALMMVVGVQMFTTGLIGEMIVRPRMERTDSYRVMATLPPAD; encoded by the coding sequence ATGTTGGACCCTTCCGATCGACAGGATGCCCCCGACGTTTCCGTCGTCGTGCCCGTGTACGATGAGGCGGATTCCCTGACCGAACTCGCCGGCGAGATCCGGTCTGCGTGCGAGGGCGCCGGGTACCGCTTCGAAATATGGTTCGTCGACGACGGGTCGCAGGATGCTTCCTGGCAGATCATCGAGACCTTGCACAAGGAGGACGCACGCATCGCCGGTCTGCGGCTCCGGCGCAACTACGGGAAGTCGGCGGCCCTGGCCCTGGGGTTCGAACAGGCCCGGGGGAAATACGTCGTGACGATGGACGCCGACCTGCAGGACGTGCCTGCGGAGATACCGGGGCTGATCGCCCGGCTCGAGGAAGGATTCGACCTGGTGAGCGGCTGGAAGAAGACGCGGCGCGACTCGCTGAGCAAACGGGTGCCCAGCAAATTCTTCAATTGGGTGACGCGGATTATTTCCGGGGTCCGGCTGCACGATTTCAATTGCGGCCTGAAGGCGTATCGCCGGGAGGTGGTCAAGAGCGTGCGCGTCTACGGAGAGTTGCACCGGTACATCCCGCTATTAGCCAAATGGGAGGGGTATGATCGGATATCCGAACTCCCGGTGGAACACCGCGCGCGGCGCTACGGGCATAGCAAGTTCGGCCTGGACCGGTTCATCAAGGGCTTTCTGGACCTGATTTCCGTGACGTTCCTGACCCGATTCGCCGTCCGTCCGATGCACTTTTTCGGTGCGTTCGGCACGCTGGCGTTTTTTGTCGGGTTTGTGCTGTCCCTATGGCTGTCCATCGACAAGATCGCGTTCGGGAATCCTATCGGGGACCGGCCCCTGCTCCTGCTGGGAGCGCTGATGATGGTGGTGGGCGTGCAGATGTTCACGACGGGCCTGATTGGCGAAATGATCGTCCGGCCCCGGATGGAGCGCACCGATTCGTACCGCGTGATGGCTACCCTGCCCCCGGCGGACTGA
- a CDS encoding glycosyltransferase — MAAEASERTRRQIALVGPAAPFRGGIAQFTDTVAAGLRDRGWPVYMATFRRQYPGFLFPGTSQFDPGRVPAPGTHRLIDSIGPGTWGAAAKAIAEQDPAAVVFQYWTPFFAPAYGVMARRLAARGVRVASLVHNVYPHEKRHGFVSLLAGYFLKRCEALLALSDAVAEDLWAMGVSAPVQMAPHPVYGHFGDPLPRGEARRRLQLPENADLLLFFGFVRAYKGLPVLLRALPRILARRPRARLVVAGEFYEDEQTYRDLIASLGLEDTVLVRAEYIPEEEVGLYFSAANLVVQPYESATQSGVVQTAYHFERPVVVTDVGGLAEVVTDGVSGYVVPPGDPEALADAVIRYFGEDREAAFAEGVRRERERFSWGRLLDTLETMLK; from the coding sequence ATGGCAGCCGAGGCGTCCGAACGAACCCGCCGGCAGATCGCTCTCGTGGGCCCGGCTGCGCCTTTCCGGGGAGGGATTGCGCAGTTCACCGACACGGTGGCGGCAGGGCTTCGGGATCGCGGCTGGCCGGTGTACATGGCGACATTCCGGCGGCAGTATCCGGGCTTTCTCTTTCCCGGAACGTCGCAATTCGATCCGGGTCGAGTGCCGGCGCCGGGTACGCACCGGCTGATCGACTCCATAGGACCGGGTACCTGGGGCGCCGCGGCAAAGGCGATTGCGGAGCAGGACCCGGCGGCCGTCGTGTTTCAGTACTGGACGCCCTTTTTTGCACCTGCCTACGGCGTGATGGCGCGGCGGCTGGCTGCGCGGGGTGTTCGGGTGGCGTCGCTCGTGCACAACGTGTACCCGCACGAGAAGCGGCACGGCTTCGTTTCCCTCCTTGCAGGGTATTTTCTGAAGCGGTGCGAGGCGCTGCTTGCGCTGTCCGACGCGGTAGCTGAAGATCTGTGGGCGATGGGTGTTTCCGCCCCTGTGCAGATGGCGCCGCATCCGGTCTACGGGCATTTCGGGGACCCGCTCCCGCGCGGGGAAGCCCGGCGCCGCTTGCAACTCCCCGAGAACGCCGACCTTTTGCTTTTCTTCGGATTCGTCCGGGCGTACAAGGGATTGCCCGTGCTGCTGCGGGCGCTGCCCCGGATTCTGGCCCGGCGGCCCAGGGCGCGGCTGGTCGTGGCGGGGGAGTTTTACGAAGACGAACAAACGTACCGGGATCTGATTGCGTCGCTCGGTCTCGAGGATACGGTGCTCGTGCGCGCGGAATATATTCCGGAGGAAGAGGTGGGCCTCTATTTTTCAGCGGCGAACCTGGTGGTGCAGCCCTACGAATCGGCCACGCAGAGCGGCGTGGTGCAGACGGCGTATCATTTCGAACGGCCCGTGGTGGTTACGGATGTGGGCGGGCTGGCCGAAGTGGTCACGGACGGCGTGTCGGGGTATGTGGTCCCGCCCGGCGACCCGGAGGCGCTGGCGGATGCCGTCATACGCTATTTCGGAGAAGACCGGGAAGCCGCTTTTGCAGAAGGAGTGCGGCGGGAACGGGAGCGTTTTTCGTGGGGGCGGCTGCTGGATACGCTTGAAACCATGCTGAAATAG
- a CDS encoding class I SAM-dependent methyltransferase, translating into MEYDPVKDALGKFFRIYPVLHRVFFALLHAVFLRSWYVRREVHALLGGAPAGRPADVLDAGTGFGQYAEYIARRFPRARVLAVDIKPDYLADLRRFVERTSLRDRIAFREYDLTGLPLDQAFDLIVSVDVMEHIEDDRIVFRNFAQMLRDGGHVIVNTPSDQGGSDTETHGEEGFVDEHVRPGYGLAELREKMEEAGLETVRARYTYGRYGSKAWRILVKWPMQMLAATRLAFAVLPVYYLAALPVGLVLNAVDVRSRNETGTGLILVARKKA; encoded by the coding sequence ATGGAGTACGATCCGGTCAAGGATGCGCTGGGAAAGTTTTTCCGTATCTATCCCGTGCTGCACCGCGTGTTTTTCGCGCTGCTCCATGCCGTGTTTCTGCGGTCATGGTATGTGCGGCGGGAAGTGCATGCGCTGCTGGGGGGTGCGCCGGCGGGGCGGCCTGCGGACGTGCTGGATGCGGGGACGGGATTCGGGCAGTATGCGGAATATATCGCCCGGAGATTTCCGCGCGCCCGGGTGCTTGCCGTGGACATCAAGCCGGATTATCTCGCCGATCTGAGGCGGTTCGTGGAGCGGACGTCGCTCCGGGATCGGATCGCATTTCGCGAATACGACCTGACCGGGCTGCCTCTGGACCAGGCGTTCGACCTCATCGTTTCGGTCGATGTGATGGAGCATATCGAGGACGACCGGATCGTTTTTCGCAATTTTGCGCAGATGCTGAGGGACGGGGGGCACGTCATCGTCAACACGCCGTCGGATCAGGGGGGATCGGATACGGAGACGCACGGCGAGGAAGGATTTGTCGACGAGCATGTCCGCCCCGGGTACGGTCTTGCGGAATTGCGGGAGAAAATGGAGGAGGCCGGGCTGGAAACGGTGCGGGCCCGGTACACCTACGGGCGATACGGTTCGAAAGCCTGGCGGATACTCGTCAAGTGGCCCATGCAGATGCTGGCGGCCACCCGGCTGGCTTTTGCGGTGCTGCCGGTGTATTACCTTGCGGCCCTGCCGGTGGGCCTGGTTCTGAACGCGGTGGATGTGCGCAGCCGCAACGAAACCGGCACGGGGCTGATCCTCGTTGCGCGCAAAAAAGCATAG